In Dysidea avara chromosome 6, odDysAvar1.4, whole genome shotgun sequence, the genomic stretch TGGGCTAAAATTTTGTGTATTTTGTGGTTTTTGATAAAACTGCGAAAGTTTCCCTGCGaatgctgctgctagctgtggTGTCCAGATTGATTAACAATTTGGAAAGTTCTGCAGCagcccagcttcttttgtgagccacgcccacttatttgGATTGTGCATTGCTGTATGTAACTAGTcatacatggagccacacccatttaacAAGGTGTGTTGCAACAATCTGAAGGCATGCACAAAGCCACGTgcattgctgtgtgtatgcctaatgtagagccacacccactttaatcgATCGTCAAGTGCCCAGACTGTATGTTCGCATCATAATTGTCGTGAGCCACGCTCATTTATTGACAAAATAAATGGGCATTGTTTACGTGCACGGCTATGCATTTTGAGCGTGCCGTCCACAACGAAAGTTTAACCACATTTGCCCTCTACCGCAAAATTTTCGCCCATTGAAACTTCCCCCCTATACGGTATCACGGCAAACTAGATGAATATAGTTTAATGATTTATAAGTGTTGTTTTCCAGCAAAGTTGACTGGCAAAGTTGCTTGTGTTTCTGAATATCAAGCTAAATGCTTTTGCATTTCTTTACTGGACCAGCACTATTGTTGTTTAGTTACGTGAATCCAGCTTACTACAGTTTAACAATTTTATATAGTGGTGTTATGCTAGTTGATTGCTTGCATAATATagagtgctgtgattaactctatgatgatatcaagagtacataatatgtaCTCTTGATGATATTGTGACAGGTTTTGTGAAAAGCgtagtcatgagcttgcaaacaAAGTTCAcatataagaaaaattaggaattttaaacgtactagagtagggactgtGTATAGTACTGCagtaaaaagcactgaaacaaactggatcagagtagtacgtaatgtccaaatactacaaaacaataagaagtgaatatccctactgtgcattttcttatacttgtctaTATACGTACATAGGTACACTACATGAGTATAAAGTAAAAATTTGAGACACAATCTTTCAGACATCAACTAAAGTAGGTCCCATTCATTTTCATACACGTTGCACTGTAGCTGACTCCgtgcaatacaatacataccTACTATTGAAATTACACCCTGTAGCTGATTCATTAGTCATTCTCCAAATACAATGCTGTAGCCTTCACACACAGCACTCATTTTACATGAGTACATTGTTGTTGtaatgtgattgctctatttgAACATTTATACTGAGCATGAAAACACTATTGTTGCACTCTGCCATATGTACATCCTCTACCTGGACAGTGTATATGGTACTGTTGCACAGATGTTTATTCTTATTCCTAGGGATATCAAGCTCCAAGAGGAGGCACAGTTATCAAAGCTTTGATCAAGTTCATATTGTCCAACATATCAGTGTTGTTACTAACAGTTATCATCCATACTGTCATTAAGGTACACATTGTTGACTGGTGATCTGGTATATATTGTATGGCTTGTCATAGTAGAGAGTGTTGAGTATTGATGAGGATGAACACGTATACAAGTTTGTCAGTGCAAAACTTGGTTTTACTCCAATGACAGAACTAAGGttatgtgagtgtgtgtttgtgtgtgtttagtaTTTCTACACATGTACATCCACAATAAATTTACATACAAATGTTACTCTGTTGTAGAGACTTTGATGCACTGATCTACCTGTGTGAACCAGCCTTCAGACCTCAACCATGGGATACATATAACAGGCTACTACTCAGTCTGGTGTTGCCGTGTTTCATCATCACTGTGATGGTGTTGCTAGGCAACCTTGTTAACAATTTATACTCTTTTATGACCACAAAGTAAGTACAGTAAATCATCCAGTGACATATTTTGAGGATAATAGTTTCCTTTAAATATGCGACTGGGTCtacaagaatcccacatgttaaCACAAACCTAGTTATTTTACAATTGAATACAATAAAtgtaatgggtgaaatatttgcaaAATTGAAAGACATCTGTAAATCTTTTAAGCACATGAAAGAAGGTGATAATAGCAAAAAGCTTATTAGCACTGTAATCCCCAAAACAAGAGGagtcgaaaatctttgtttcatgccAATAGATagagaaaatgtaataaaatggaattccaAAATTCTTCCAGATCCAGGCACATATTTGAACACATGAAACTTTTGTGAATTGAATTTTTTCATACATGAATATAATCCTGTACATGTCATAGGCGTAGCAACCCGGAAGGGCAATGGGGGCTAATAAATTTCTGCTTTCAGTTTgcaaaagatcgaaatactctaatagaacagtcagttgttctaataatgcagtcaatgTGTGAATATGCCCTTAAAATTGATCTGAGAAGGCTAAATCTTCAAAAAATTTCTGTGGGCGTATAGGTATGCCCCAAGACCCCAGAGAAATCTTGTTTCACATGCTGACTATGCTTTACAACAAGCCCCCCTGTCTAAAAATATTTTGCTACGCCTATGCATTTGTAACTTAACTTGAAAATTTCTATAGCAACACCAGATTGATAATGCCAATTTTTCCTTCACTATAGCCAACCTACAGTACATCCATTCATAAGACCTCACTATGCGTTCATTGTTATTCTCAATGTGTTCTTCTGTTTTGTGGCAATCACTACACTGAGGTTTAAGGTGTTGAGTATTCCTTATGTGTGTGTACTGGCCGCAGCTGGCgtatgtgatcatgtgatgtggAGTAGTGTGTTAGAGTGGATCAGAATGAAGGGACAATCAGTTAAGTGTCGTATGCTGATGCGTAGTATTATTTACATGCATATGTATAGTTGAGTTTTACAAACTTTTgtttaaaccaggtgcatgcctggttactgaaattgtttttataaaagtgtgtgtgtgtacgtgtacgtgTGTACCTATCTTTGTTTGTTCATATGCATCTACGTGAGCAGAATcattaatggtaaaagcagcttttacgtgtAAGAAGTTTAAGTGAAATGAAGTCAGTATTAACTTACGTactggtaaactttgctctgaggtggtttctttttggcggtctgaaataAGGGTGTGGCGATTCGCcccctcagactttgtgaattaccttccctttggggTTTAACAGGCAggtaacaattgagaaacaacagtgcagtCCTCGtggactaccaggaatagcctattccTTCCGTTGGTTGCAAAGGGGGTGTATCCCCAATGCAcacgaacaaaaatgaagagcagttttgagactttgtcaagagaatttgtgggaaataacactatagtcaaactattaaaagtttagaagatacttctgtgcataatatgctgttgaaagcagtttgtttaGCAAGTGCTTCATTAGTATAAGGCATAGCagcgtaattgaagaattacaaaatgttcatgaattacgaaatctGAGAATTGCAATAAAGTAATTTTGCATTGTTGCACAATTTAatatacatagttggttaattccagatgagttagctagttgcatggcgcctggtttttagaagtagcacaacatcaacttgttttgtgTAGTACGTATTTAATAGTACAATAATGTGATACTCTCTGTGTATCTCATACTACAGTGATGCCACAGTCAGTTGCATTAGGTACACATACCAGTTGTAACTATAATGTTCATCATGTAGTACCGTAGAGTTgagttgttaagcgcatgtgcttataatttttgAAGAAAATTTGTAAAAATAATGCTATCTGTTAGTAATTATGGGTGGGTATAACACAGAATCACTACCTTGTAACAGAGTAATTCGTGGTCAGCATACCAGTGTATGAATATTTTGACttcatttctgggtgaaattgTTCATGATGAACAATAATATTGCAGTCCAgaaggctgatttgctgtatacacagtgaagGGAGACCTAAGTGCTCAAGGAGATGTTAATTTTCTGGTATTTCCAGTGTTTCTTCTAGTGATGCAttgataccactttttcactaccaaTCTGATACATTTAAGACCAGAAATGGCCGATACAGATCCGATACTTTGccccacaggcatttctcacaagaaacaaCTAGTGATTTGACTAATAGTTAATAAACCagcttactaaactcatttgctaatcTCATCAACCACAGTTTGCTggtttgtggctatcaattggGTGAAGATAATATagttttatggcttcaatgaatcttattttgtGGCTTActgcagtttccactgtactagtAATTGGCTTCTTTCGAAGAATTCATAACTTATATCAGCTCTTGCTTAACTATGTTCGATGCACTATGTACGCTGCCATCTTGAAAAGTAATTAAATGGTGTCATTTaaagtatcggttggtatcGGGCATTTATAGCCTTACCGATACAAATCTGATACCACCAAAATAGGGCTGATACCAatactagtattggtatcggtgcatcactagtttCTTCTCATGTATAGCTTTGTTACGTGTAAGACACACATTGGGCCATGTGCGCTTTTCAGCCATGGCTAATCACTGGTGACTGGAAGtacttgtattgtatgtacatgtgtagcaTGATTATGTGTTAGTAAACTGTTATGTAATAGTGCAGCTACATTGTTGTTACTTATTTACAGATGGATATGCTGCGCTCTTTGACTGTCACCTTATTCATAGCTCTGTTGACCTATAGGGTATGTTTGTGGTATGTCTATACTGCTCTTATTACATGTATACCCTAGTTTACCAACTAGTTATGTGCCACTAGTTGTGCTGCACTTTGTTACTTACTGTAGCACatgatgtactgtacatgtgtacctGTAGGAACTACCTAAATTACAACAACAAGCTGAGCAATTGAGAGAGTTCTATGATCCTGATACTGTGGAGTTGATGAAATGGATAAAGTAAGTGTTAACCGCTAATTACTGGTAATGAATTGTCAATTGTGTATAATATTAAGATGCATTCTCGAGTATGTTTTAATGTGCTGAAACTTTTAACATTTTGTACCTGATGTAGCTATACCTAATACATTTTTATGAATACATTATTATGTTGTACTACACAGTACCAAGACAGCACCACAGGCAGCATTTGCTGGTAGTATGCAGTTACTGGCTGGAGTGAAGTTATGCACCAGTAGGACCATCACTAACCATCCTCACTTTGAGAACAAACTGCTCAGACAAAGAACTGTACAGGTAAACAATCaaactgcatgtgtgtacactgtacagtagtacagcatgcacacatacactaacATGGAAACCTTTGTTTACTCTAATATGTACCATATGTCAGTCAGCACCACTTTTACAGTGACCCCTGAGCAAAAAACATGGCTAATGTTGACAGCAATGAATTACTGTAGGATGCTGCATTGGTTCCTACCAACCTGATGCCTCTGTAGAGGTTTCACAAGCTTCTCAGAACATAAGTTTCTGCTTTGGAGCAGGCACATTTTAGTGTGCTTTTCACAATATCAGTGTACATATTGCTGCTGGAATTCTGCTGGGTATACATACTTCTTTCAAAatctaaaacccacaatcattagTAGAAATGGGTATGCTATAACTAGTGTGTAGATTACTGAACTTtcatatttaaatttttttggcAAGGTCATTCCTACATAGTGTGATAGAGCCTATTTTTAGCAGCCACCTATATGGGGACACTtcaattcaaaatttttctaaTGTATACAATATTCCAGCCACCAACCAattatgtgacctgattttggaaaacctaccttttggacACATAAACCAAGCAAGTTTTAATATATGCCAACATGAAATATAGCTACTTTATCTGGTTAGCATTTCCACACTACCTTTGTCAAATTAACATGCCAAAATTTTTGTTCATAATTATGGCATATCCTAGCAAGCCAAACCAATATAAGATTAATGTGTAGTAATCTTAGCATATATACTCTCTTTCTAGAGACCAAATTTTGTAAACATCTCTAATGCAACACATTGCTCTACAGACACTCGAGTGACTCcatctatgtgtgtgtgtgttttgtgccCTTGCAGTCTATCTGGTGCTCACAAAGGTGTGAATTTGGCCTATACCTTTCCATTACGGCACTCATCCATTTTGAATCCTAATTGTTGCCTAACCCACCTTACTACCCACCCTCCATCCCTTTGTGAGGACTAACGATCAAGCAATACTCTTGAAATGGCAGGAGGCTGCTTCTTGTACCCTAGATACTATGAAGGTCATAAATGTCTCCGTAATCAGGGAAAATTTCACTGCGTAGCTGTGAATTGCATAAAATGCCATTTATCTACAATTGTACATTATACCAAAAATgtaggttttccaaaatcagaTCACGTATTGTATAACCACGTCTATTATGGGTACAGTATTTACTgtgtatactgtatggtatgACAAGCCAGGTGTATCTGTGTGACAGGCAGTTTTGCAGTTATGTTATATACAGGATGATGTAGTTATCTGAATGgcaggccttaatttaatttttaaggcgacaaggacaaatgtccttacatattcacaaatgtacagacatagagtcaaattgtacagacatgagctagagaAACACTttacactgctggaattggaatagggaatTTCCACTGAAAGCTTTGAAGTTAAATACAACCACATAGCTATAACATATCACCACGCTGTGGTCATTACAGCTGttggtgatagcagtacacaaaaaggggtagttggaaaaggcagatacggtcggacgcggacatggacattttcaaaaagtacttttacatttatataacagttatttttcatacctaatgctgtttttacagcagtcttcgcttccagacccaggcatcgatcttgtcatagcccTTATTCATATAAAAACGCATGTGCGAAGGAtggactagcactctaaagaccatatagtgttgtatacgtgctttagaaatctaattcagagtcatagagattaatctagcatgtcccaacctaatctcgtaggccagatCCTTAAAACCCTCAACACTCGGTATAAGcacctgcgccttatactaaaaggcataAGAATGTGGATTTgtcctgctaagctaagttgcatggggcatacaagctaatctttacaaatatataactctgtattagactttagagcatgtgtacaacactatatggtctttggcatgctgtggagtgctggtataGTCCTttgcacgtgcgcttataaatggataagtgctatgacaagatcgacgcctgggtctagaagcaaagactgctgtagaaacagcgttaggtatgaaaaataattgttatataaatgtaaaagtgctttttgaaaatgtccgcgtccgaccgtatccgccttttccaactacccgtacacaaaggggaggtggcattggtaaatccttgggttgggaaaatgtagatCTCCTAACAGCCAAGTGACAGtcattgttagcactacaaacaaacatgtacacatcaacttttatggtaccactattggtatttgcaaggacatgtgtgtccacccaaaactaattatgtgcagacattgtgctatttgtgcagATTTTGTCTGTTGACTGCATGTTAATTTAAGGCCTGGAATGGTATTTTTGAGTATACATTGTTTGTTCATACGCAAGGTAGTTTTTAATACGGGTTACTTTTTTAGTATTAATATTTCACGATACTATCCTACTCACTGTATGCTTAATACTGTACTGTGTGCAGAATTGTACTTTTTGTGCTTAGTATGATACGAAGTTCATTCAGTGTACCTTATGTATGTCTTTTAATTGTGGTATTATTTTAGCCACCTAACTAACCTCAACAGCAACCACATGTACACTGTGGTTGTTCTGAGAATCATAGTTATGTAACATGATATCAAGATTATGGTATTACACAAAATACCACAGTACATAGTGTATGTAAGAATCAGGTGGTTTTACACAGAATTATCCATCACAATAATTCTGTGTAACACCATCAATAGTTTCAATTTCAGTGTTTCAATTTCAACCACAGTTAATGCTAGGAAAAATTAATGTACCATTTAATCACTATGGTATCTACATGGCATTTTGTCATTTTCATGCTATAGATTATGTATAAAATATGTATTTCATTAATACACTGTACAGCACTCATGCAGCACACAGGAGAGGCCCACTCATCATTACTCCCATAATGAAAACCATTTATAATATTATAACCTCATAGAAATCTAGCCTTTATAGGTCTACATAGCATTCCTCTAGCTTGAAACTTGGCTGTTCATGTACatacaaacccacaattaaatgttCGTGTGTcccaatataacgagtcaaagtgtatcatatctttgaactggctaATAAGCATCAtagccatgagcaaaccacaTTCCTATGATAAATAGAGCCTTACCAAAATTCAATTAAACTCCACAATTATATTTGAATTGCCCTTCAGTTGTAGTTAGCACATTTTGTTGCTTGCTACTATCAACTAACCGCTGCGTCTACATATTTACCAGGACCAAATGGTTAGCTTAGCTGGGTACTATAAATAtttcacacacacgcacacacacacatagccTTGAAGAGTATTACTTAGAAAAGCAAGGTTTTATGACATATAGTACATGGGGATAAATTGACTTTAGGTGCTTATAATCCTTCAAAAGCCTGTAGGAAATTTTCTGAAGGTATACTGTGTGTGTAGTTCATACTGTATATATGCTTTCTACTTTCACGCAGGTTTATCAGATGTACGCTAAGAGGAGCCCTAAAGATGTATATGATATTCTCAAAGCTATTGATACACACTACATCATTCTGGAGGACAGTATTTGTATAATTAGTCCTGACCCAAATAACAAGTACTGTAGATTACCTGATCAACTGGATCTTGTGAATGGTCACACTTTGGACCCTATTACAGGTAGTGAGGATATCCCAGGATTGCAGCCTGCCAGTTGGCCAAGATTTTGTGATGTTATTCGGTTTAATAGAGCAGAGTATAGCAGATATTTTAAACTAGTGTTTGAGAATAAAACATTTA encodes the following:
- the LOC136257473 gene encoding protein C-mannosyl-transferase DPY19L3-like, yielding MQEVRKRRNERQNNKGSKQHLSLHQDSGQCGETKSLTTTTATADNESENCLSRFSWLWRMCQFLFGIAVACYIGYRYSSFVKLLHENDMWFSEISEVEREISFRTESGLYYSYYKQLVNTPTLSQGLQDLCYDNITESSHTINIIERFNIFQEIVLAGLYKWILPQVEPVYFYINAVFGLQAVHVVALFGTAWLLSDSLLAGVLATAFYIFNWVDATRVQVAIPLRESFALPFIAIQICFTVIYLKYNNATQLRQGFTLMMIFVSCLMVAMTWQFAQFVFLLEGFALFGVQVMGIVPTNKAHWLMLCQLAALLVVYVLQFFNTMLLGSLYVSFTIAATIVFIIQGYQAPRGGTVIKALIKFILSNISVLLLTVIIHTVIKRVLSIDEDEHVYKFVSAKLGFTPMTELRDFDALIYLCEPAFRPQPWDTYNRLLLSLVLPCFIITVMVLLGNLVNNLYSFMTTNQPTVHPFIRPHYAFIVILNVFFCFVAITTLRFKVLSIPYVCVLAAAGVCDHVMWSSVLEWIRMKGQSMDMLRSLTVTLFIALLTYRELPKLQQQAEQLREFYDPDTVELMKWINTKTAPQAAFAGSMQLLAGVKLCTSRTITNHPHFENKLLRQRTVQVYQMYAKRSPKDVYDILKAIDTHYIILEDSICIISPDPNNKYCRLPDQLDLVNGHTLDPITGSEDIPGLQPASWPRFCDVIRFNRAEYSRYFKLVFENKTFRVYKVK